Proteins encoded within one genomic window of Haloferax volcanii DS2:
- a CDS encoding DUF354 domain-containing protein, whose protein sequence is MRYLFFTNTPAHVHLYKYGVRELQAMGHDVLVLGRDYGCTKDLLDYYDLPHEIYGSCGTTKYSLFKSLPFHYVNIFRAVRRFKPDLIFGMGGYAAHAGAVSRTPVILLLDSEPTSLDHVVSRPFAKAILTPHTFGKDLADNHYQFRGFKETAYLHPDVYEPSVDIRAELGLDPDETFVVVRFNAFGSHHDVGHGGFTPERRRELIELLGERATVFVLDESEERRDGDLDTRPFDFHPALVHDVLAEASLLVADTQTMVTEAALLGTPAIRSNSFVGDDDMGNFVELERQGLISNLKSFDDVMARAEELLTDDGAKARWADKRDAFLADKVNLTDVIVQVALNYGSVERVDSLTRHTVPA, encoded by the coding sequence ATGCGATACCTGTTCTTCACCAACACGCCCGCGCACGTTCACCTCTACAAGTACGGCGTCAGAGAGCTTCAGGCGATGGGTCACGACGTGCTCGTCCTCGGCCGCGACTACGGCTGTACCAAGGACTTGCTCGACTACTACGACCTCCCGCACGAGATTTACGGCTCCTGCGGGACGACGAAGTACTCGCTTTTCAAGTCGCTCCCGTTCCACTACGTCAACATCTTCCGGGCCGTGCGGCGGTTCAAGCCCGACCTCATCTTCGGAATGGGCGGCTACGCGGCCCACGCCGGGGCCGTCTCGCGGACGCCCGTGATTCTCCTCCTCGACTCCGAGCCGACCTCGCTGGACCACGTCGTCTCCCGACCGTTCGCCAAGGCGATTCTGACGCCACACACTTTCGGGAAGGACCTCGCGGACAACCACTACCAGTTCCGCGGGTTCAAAGAGACGGCGTATCTCCACCCCGACGTGTACGAGCCCTCGGTCGATATCCGGGCCGAACTCGGCCTCGACCCCGACGAGACGTTCGTCGTCGTCCGGTTCAACGCGTTCGGCTCGCACCACGACGTTGGCCACGGCGGCTTCACGCCCGAGCGCCGCCGCGAACTCATCGAGCTGCTGGGCGAGCGCGCGACCGTCTTCGTCCTCGACGAGAGCGAGGAGCGCCGCGACGGCGACCTCGACACCCGCCCGTTCGACTTCCACCCCGCGCTCGTCCACGACGTGCTCGCCGAGGCGAGCCTGCTCGTCGCCGACACCCAGACCATGGTGACCGAGGCGGCGCTCCTCGGGACGCCCGCCATCCGGTCGAACTCCTTCGTCGGCGACGACGACATGGGCAACTTCGTCGAACTCGAACGGCAGGGGCTCATCTCCAACCTCAAGTCGTTCGACGACGTGATGGCCCGCGCCGAGGAACTCCTCACCGACGACGGCGCGAAGGCCCGCTGGGCCGACAAGCGCGACGCGTTCCTCGCGGACAAAGTCAACCTCACCGACGTCATCGTCCAGGTGGCGCTGAACTACGGCTCCGTCGAGAGGGTCGACTCGCTGACGCGACACACCGTGCCGGCGTAG
- a CDS encoding metal-dependent hydrolase has product MFPWEHAAVGYILVSLWARVTGRRLDGWAALAVLVGTQFPDLVDKPLAWSFGVLPSGISMAHSILVSVPVSIVVVAVARRYGAATVGVAFALGYLSHIPADLLFNGFFFGNYDVIRAFLWPLSHGSESSMGGFFAQTWFYLRRFVVFLRRPEAWILVAFELALLGSAVWLWLGDGAPGVGLLKRSVTGIRRGVTK; this is encoded by the coding sequence ATGTTCCCGTGGGAACACGCCGCCGTCGGCTACATCCTCGTCTCGCTGTGGGCGCGGGTGACCGGCCGGCGACTCGACGGCTGGGCCGCGCTGGCGGTGCTCGTCGGAACGCAGTTCCCCGACCTCGTCGACAAGCCGCTGGCGTGGTCGTTCGGCGTCCTCCCGAGCGGTATCTCGATGGCGCACTCGATTCTCGTCTCGGTGCCGGTCTCGATAGTCGTCGTCGCCGTCGCGCGGCGCTACGGGGCGGCGACGGTCGGCGTCGCGTTCGCACTCGGCTATCTCTCGCACATCCCCGCGGACCTGCTGTTCAACGGCTTTTTCTTCGGGAACTACGACGTGATTCGGGCGTTCCTCTGGCCGCTGTCCCACGGGAGCGAGTCGTCGATGGGCGGCTTCTTCGCCCAGACGTGGTTCTACCTGCGCCGGTTCGTCGTGTTCCTCCGCCGGCCCGAGGCGTGGATTCTGGTCGCGTTCGAACTCGCGTTGCTCGGGAGCGCCGTCTGGCTCTGGCTCGGCGACGGCGCGCCCGGCGTGGGGCTTCTCAAGCGCTCTGTGACCGGAATCCGCCGCGGCGTTACGAAGTGA
- a CDS encoding acyltransferase, protein MSAEVGVESHVDDGVTIGYGDGDDPVIGDRARIRAGTIVYDDVIIGDDFVTGHNVLVREHTTIGDGVLLGTETVVDGTTTIGSRVSIQTNVYIPTNTRIGDDVFVGPGVVMTNDPYPVRTDAELVGPRIENHASIGANATLLPGVTVGEGAFVAAGALVVNDVPPRTLAVGVPAVHRDLPEQLRGENRVRR, encoded by the coding sequence ATGAGCGCCGAGGTGGGCGTCGAATCCCACGTCGACGACGGCGTCACCATCGGCTACGGCGACGGCGACGATCCGGTCATCGGTGACCGGGCGCGAATCCGCGCCGGCACCATCGTCTACGACGACGTGATCATCGGCGACGACTTCGTCACGGGCCACAACGTCCTCGTCCGCGAGCACACGACCATCGGTGACGGGGTCCTCCTCGGGACCGAGACGGTCGTCGACGGCACCACGACCATCGGGTCGCGCGTGAGCATCCAGACGAACGTCTACATCCCCACCAACACCCGAATCGGCGACGACGTGTTCGTCGGTCCGGGCGTGGTGATGACGAACGACCCCTATCCGGTCCGCACCGACGCGGAGCTGGTCGGCCCGAGAATCGAGAACCACGCCTCAATCGGCGCGAACGCGACGCTCCTCCCCGGCGTGACCGTCGGCGAGGGCGCGTTCGTCGCCGCCGGCGCGCTCGTCGTGAACGACGTGCCGCCGCGCACCCTCGCCGTGGGCGTCCCCGCCGTCCACCGCGACCTGCCGGAACAACTGCGGGGAGAAAACAGGGTACGACGATGA
- a CDS encoding DegT/DnrJ/EryC1/StrS family aminotransferase has translation MSADHISIAAPQLGAAERDRIAAVLESGMIADGPEVRGFEREFADYCEADHGVATSNGTTALHAALHALGVGPGDRVLTTPFTFIATANAVAFAGAEVGFVDIDPRTYNIDPDALEARLRAGERVDAVIAVHLYGLPADMTRLAELAAEYDFLLVEDAAQAHGAAVEGRRVGSFGDAACFSFYPTKNMTTSEGGMITTNRADVAERAARFVDHGRVSGYEHAEVGHNFRMTSIAAAIGRVQLERLPEFTRARQANAAALTEYLEDSPVTTPHTPPGRTHVFHQYTVACDGIERDALKSYLDAKGIATGVYYPKPVHKQPAYEHLAVSAPVAEEAATRVLSLPVHPGLSEADVERVGTAVANYAEVAR, from the coding sequence ATGAGTGCAGACCACATCTCAATCGCCGCGCCCCAGCTCGGCGCGGCGGAACGGGACCGAATCGCGGCCGTCCTCGAAAGCGGCATGATAGCCGACGGCCCCGAGGTCAGGGGCTTCGAACGGGAGTTCGCCGACTACTGCGAAGCCGACCACGGCGTCGCCACCTCCAACGGGACGACGGCGCTCCACGCCGCGCTCCACGCGCTCGGCGTCGGCCCCGGCGACCGCGTCCTGACGACGCCCTTCACGTTCATCGCCACGGCCAACGCCGTCGCCTTCGCGGGCGCTGAAGTGGGTTTCGTCGACATCGACCCGCGAACGTACAACATCGACCCCGACGCGCTCGAAGCGCGGCTCCGGGCCGGCGAGCGGGTGGACGCAGTCATCGCAGTCCACCTCTACGGCCTCCCGGCGGACATGACGCGGCTCGCGGAGCTCGCAGCGGAGTACGACTTCCTGCTCGTCGAGGACGCCGCGCAGGCTCACGGCGCGGCAGTCGAGGGACGACGCGTCGGCTCCTTCGGCGACGCCGCGTGCTTCTCGTTCTACCCGACGAAGAACATGACCACGAGCGAGGGCGGCATGATTACGACAAACCGCGCCGACGTCGCCGAGCGCGCCGCCCGGTTCGTGGACCACGGCCGCGTCTCCGGCTACGAACACGCCGAGGTCGGCCACAACTTCCGCATGACGAGCATCGCCGCGGCCATCGGCCGGGTCCAACTCGAACGTCTCCCCGAGTTCACTCGCGCGAGACAGGCCAACGCCGCCGCGCTCACGGAGTACCTCGAAGACTCGCCGGTCACGACGCCTCACACGCCGCCGGGCCGGACTCACGTCTTCCACCAGTACACCGTCGCCTGCGACGGTATCGAGCGCGACGCCCTCAAGTCGTACCTCGACGCGAAGGGCATCGCCACGGGCGTCTACTACCCGAAGCCCGTCCACAAGCAGCCCGCCTACGAACACCTCGCGGTGTCGGCTCCGGTCGCGGAAGAAGCCGCGACACGGGTTCTCTCGTTGCCGGTCCACCCCGGACTCAGCGAGGCCGACGTGGAGCGCGTCGGGACTGCGGTCGCCAACTACGCGGAGGTGGCGAGGTGA
- a CDS encoding Gfo/Idh/MocA family protein, translating into MSRDPAGLRADGGRERPVRAGVVGVGSMGTNHARVYAELRGVELVGVADADADRAAEVAADFGTDAYGIEELLDRVDVVTVAVPTPYHASVARQCIDAGVHALVEKPFVDDLGVGAELAALAEDRGVVLQVGHIERFNPVVRALPDLLDGVEPIAITANRLGPPLNREMGDGVVMDLMIHDIDVVLSLVDAEVDRVAATATPDEQYATAQVTFDNGVIASLTASRLTQQKTRTLDITARDRLIRVDYLNQSVQIFRQSRPDYLRDNGGVRYRHEVVMEQPMISTGEPLKRELQAFVDAATDGGPVLVSPADGLRAIDLARRIEADAESTVRSVETAETAENAETAEATENAETTEPSEGRR; encoded by the coding sequence GTGAGCCGAGACCCCGCCGGACTCCGCGCCGACGGCGGCCGAGAGCGCCCGGTCCGCGCGGGCGTCGTCGGCGTCGGGTCGATGGGAACCAACCACGCGCGGGTCTACGCGGAGCTTCGCGGCGTCGAACTGGTCGGCGTCGCCGACGCGGACGCGGACCGCGCCGCCGAGGTCGCCGCCGACTTCGGCACCGACGCGTACGGCATCGAGGAGTTGCTCGACCGCGTGGACGTGGTAACGGTCGCAGTGCCGACGCCCTATCACGCGTCGGTCGCCCGGCAGTGCATCGACGCCGGCGTCCACGCGCTCGTCGAGAAACCCTTCGTCGACGACCTCGGCGTCGGCGCGGAGTTGGCCGCGCTCGCGGAGGACCGCGGCGTCGTGCTCCAGGTCGGCCACATCGAGCGGTTCAATCCGGTCGTCCGCGCCCTCCCCGACCTCCTCGACGGCGTCGAACCCATCGCCATCACCGCGAACCGGCTCGGCCCGCCGCTGAACCGCGAGATGGGCGACGGCGTCGTCATGGACCTCATGATTCACGACATCGACGTGGTGCTCTCGCTGGTCGATGCCGAGGTCGACCGCGTCGCCGCGACCGCCACGCCCGACGAGCAGTACGCGACGGCGCAGGTGACGTTCGACAACGGCGTCATCGCCTCGCTCACGGCGAGTCGGCTCACCCAGCAGAAGACGCGGACCCTCGACATCACCGCGCGCGACCGGCTCATCCGGGTGGACTACCTGAACCAGTCGGTCCAGATTTTCCGCCAGTCGCGCCCGGATTACCTCCGGGACAACGGGGGCGTCCGCTACCGCCACGAAGTGGTGATGGAACAGCCGATGATTTCCACCGGCGAGCCGCTGAAACGCGAGTTACAGGCGTTCGTCGACGCCGCGACCGACGGCGGCCCCGTCCTCGTCTCGCCGGCCGACGGCCTGCGCGCTATCGACCTCGCCCGGCGAATCGAGGCCGACGCCGAATCGACGGTTCGGAGCGTCGAGACCGCGGAGACTGCGGAAAATGCAGAGACCGCGGAAGCCACGGAAAACGCTGAGACTACGGAACCCTCGGAGGGTCGACGATGA
- a CDS encoding nucleotide sugar dehydrogenase produces MSREHPGLYGSDRSPDEQTRALRAGEVPVAVYGLGKMGLPLAAVYARATGNVTGVDISEDVVGGVNDGECHVAKEPGLPELVAEQAERGALRATTDGVAAAEGAAVHVIIVPTPLTDDREPDLAAFEAVLDSIARGLAPGDLVVVECTVPPGTSKDLVIPHLADRSGLSAGEFGVAFCPERTSSGRALRDITESHPKIVGGVDAESTRVAALVYGEITANEVIPVRDATTAEAVKLFEGVYRDVNIALANELARLRDDLGIDVTEAIDAANTQPYCDIHAPGPGVGGHCIPWYPYFITSRVAAETPLLLTAREVNDSMPAFTADKLRDELAAAGREIRGATVAILGVTYRPGVAETRATPAAGVIDRLNDLGATVLAVDPMLSDEVVASFGATPVSLSDLPNRAIDAAVVVTPHEEFDGIDWAAFDDLVVVDGRGTLGDIGHRVYEIGGGPRGESSETEAGPEIAADSSHGGPGR; encoded by the coding sequence ATGAGCCGCGAGCACCCCGGACTGTACGGCTCCGACCGCTCGCCCGACGAACAGACGCGGGCCCTGCGCGCCGGCGAGGTCCCCGTCGCGGTGTACGGCCTGGGGAAGATGGGCCTCCCGCTGGCGGCCGTCTACGCCCGCGCGACGGGCAACGTCACCGGCGTCGACATCAGCGAGGACGTGGTTGGCGGCGTCAACGACGGCGAGTGCCACGTGGCGAAGGAGCCGGGACTGCCCGAGTTAGTCGCCGAGCAGGCCGAACGCGGCGCGCTCCGGGCGACCACCGACGGCGTCGCCGCGGCCGAGGGAGCCGCGGTGCACGTCATCATCGTCCCGACGCCGCTGACCGACGACCGCGAACCCGACCTCGCGGCGTTCGAAGCCGTCCTCGACAGCATCGCGCGGGGGCTCGCGCCCGGCGACCTCGTCGTCGTCGAGTGTACCGTCCCGCCGGGGACGAGCAAAGACCTCGTAATTCCGCACCTCGCGGACCGAAGCGGCCTCTCGGCCGGCGAGTTCGGCGTGGCGTTCTGCCCCGAGCGGACCTCGTCTGGCCGGGCGCTCCGCGACATCACCGAGTCGCACCCGAAAATCGTCGGCGGGGTCGACGCCGAGAGCACCCGCGTGGCGGCGCTCGTCTACGGCGAGATAACCGCGAACGAGGTGATTCCCGTGCGCGACGCGACGACCGCGGAGGCCGTGAAGCTGTTCGAGGGCGTCTACCGCGACGTGAACATCGCGCTCGCGAACGAACTCGCGCGGCTCCGCGACGACCTCGGCATCGACGTGACCGAGGCCATCGACGCGGCCAATACCCAGCCGTACTGCGACATCCACGCGCCCGGCCCGGGCGTCGGCGGCCACTGCATCCCGTGGTACCCGTACTTCATCACGAGCCGAGTGGCGGCCGAGACGCCGCTGCTCCTGACCGCCCGCGAGGTCAACGACAGCATGCCGGCGTTCACCGCCGACAAGCTCCGCGACGAACTGGCCGCGGCGGGCCGAGAGATACGGGGCGCGACCGTCGCCATCCTCGGCGTCACCTACCGCCCGGGCGTCGCCGAGACCCGCGCGACCCCCGCCGCGGGCGTCATCGACCGACTGAACGACCTCGGCGCGACCGTCCTCGCGGTCGACCCGATGCTCTCGGACGAAGTCGTCGCGTCCTTCGGCGCGACCCCCGTCTCGCTCTCCGACCTCCCGAACCGCGCCATCGACGCGGCCGTGGTCGTCACGCCGCACGAGGAGTTCGACGGCATCGACTGGGCCGCCTTCGACGACCTCGTCGTCGTCGACGGCCGCGGCACCCTCGGTGACATCGGCCACCGCGTGTACGAAATCGGCGGCGGACCGCGGGGCGAGTCGTCCGAGACCGAGGCCGGCCCCGAGATTGCGGCCGACTCGTCGCACGGAGGGCCGGGCCGATGA
- the wecB gene encoding non-hydrolyzing UDP-N-acetylglucosamine 2-epimerase: MSRLKVLSVVGARPQFIKAFPVSDALRRDHDEVLVHTGQHYDESMSGVFFDELAIPEPDYNLGVGSGGHAAQTAEMMTRLDGVVADEAPDVVLVYGDTNSTLAAALVAAKRDPALAHVEAGLRSHNWAMPEEVNRVLTDHCSDLLFAPSESAAETLAAEGIRNGVSVTGDVQYDAVLRVREAARERSSILDDLDLRDGEYVLATVHRAANTDDRDRLGGIVEGLASSELPVVFPVHPRTEGALEASGLWSRLADAENVVLVEPVGYLDFVRLLDGAERVATDSGGVQKEAFYLDTRCLTLRDETEWTETVDAGWNVLVGADAAAIRAALADDDPLPEKPSLYGDGSAAERIVAALSEYGDA; this comes from the coding sequence ATGAGCCGTCTCAAGGTGCTCTCGGTCGTCGGCGCGCGCCCGCAGTTCATCAAGGCGTTCCCCGTCTCCGACGCGCTCAGACGCGACCACGACGAGGTGCTCGTCCACACCGGCCAGCACTACGACGAGTCGATGTCGGGCGTGTTCTTCGACGAACTCGCCATCCCCGAGCCGGACTACAACCTCGGGGTCGGCTCGGGCGGCCACGCCGCCCAGACCGCCGAGATGATGACCCGGCTGGACGGCGTCGTCGCCGACGAAGCCCCCGACGTGGTGCTCGTCTACGGCGACACCAACTCGACGCTCGCGGCGGCGCTCGTGGCCGCGAAGCGCGACCCCGCTCTGGCGCACGTCGAGGCCGGCCTGCGGAGCCACAACTGGGCGATGCCCGAGGAGGTCAACCGCGTGCTCACCGACCACTGCTCGGACCTGCTGTTCGCGCCCTCCGAGTCGGCCGCCGAGACGCTGGCGGCCGAGGGCATCCGAAACGGCGTCTCCGTGACCGGCGACGTGCAGTACGACGCCGTCCTCCGGGTCCGCGAGGCCGCCCGCGAGCGGTCGTCGATACTCGACGACCTCGACCTCCGAGACGGCGAGTACGTCCTCGCGACGGTCCACCGCGCCGCCAACACCGACGACCGCGACCGCCTCGGAGGCATCGTGGAGGGGCTGGCGTCGTCGGAACTCCCGGTCGTCTTCCCGGTCCACCCGCGGACCGAAGGGGCGCTCGAAGCCAGCGGCCTCTGGTCGCGGCTCGCAGACGCCGAGAACGTCGTCCTCGTGGAGCCGGTCGGCTACCTCGATTTCGTCCGCCTGCTCGACGGCGCGGAGCGCGTCGCCACCGACTCCGGCGGCGTCCAGAAGGAGGCGTTCTACCTCGACACCCGGTGTCTCACGCTCCGCGACGAGACCGAGTGGACAGAGACCGTCGACGCCGGCTGGAACGTCCTCGTCGGCGCGGACGCGGCCGCGATTCGGGCGGCGCTGGCCGACGACGACCCACTTCCCGAAAAGCCCTCGCTGTACGGCGACGGGAGCGCCGCCGAGCGAATCGTCGCCGCGCTCTCGGAGTACGGGGATGCGTGA
- a CDS encoding polysaccharide deacetylase family protein: MREKTGDADARDGPGYTASEPSGPGEPGSGPGFAVCLTHDVDRPYKTYQGLYYAAKSNPGYHLRTLLRRENPYWQFEDIMALERDLGVRSSFYFLNEPSLLETGSLSDWLEPKNWVEHLGRYDLDSASIADAVRDLDGGGWEVGIHGSFRSCDDFDRLRTETRELEAILGHELVGGRQHHLKLGPNTWRYHRELGLKYDASPGSSSEHGFQHGYRPFRPFDDDFVVFPLTLMEVSLPDPGSAFDEAWAECERLLDEAEANDAVMTVLWHPRYFNEDEFPGYRRLYRRIVERALDRGAWVGPVADYYREFLAERDSSDSDDAGDDSDGRATDNATTDNATAGGSNYSLSPGRIRHRRSVSAP, encoded by the coding sequence ATGCGTGAGAAGACGGGAGATGCGGACGCGCGAGATGGCCCCGGCTACACCGCCTCGGAACCGAGCGGGCCCGGCGAACCCGGCTCCGGTCCCGGCTTCGCGGTCTGTCTGACTCACGACGTGGACCGCCCGTACAAGACGTATCAGGGGCTGTACTACGCGGCGAAGTCGAACCCCGGCTACCACCTCCGGACGCTCCTCCGGCGGGAGAACCCCTACTGGCAGTTCGAGGATATCATGGCGCTCGAACGCGACCTCGGCGTCCGCTCGTCGTTCTACTTCCTCAATGAGCCGAGCCTCCTCGAAACGGGGTCGCTGTCGGACTGGCTCGAACCGAAAAACTGGGTCGAACACCTCGGCCGGTACGACCTCGATTCGGCGTCGATAGCCGACGCCGTCCGCGACCTCGACGGGGGGGGCTGGGAGGTCGGCATCCACGGCTCGTTCCGGTCGTGCGACGACTTCGACCGCCTCCGAACCGAAACGCGCGAACTCGAAGCGATACTCGGCCACGAACTCGTCGGCGGCCGCCAGCACCACCTCAAACTCGGGCCGAACACGTGGCGCTACCACCGCGAACTCGGCCTGAAGTACGACGCCAGCCCCGGGTCGAGTTCGGAACACGGCTTCCAACACGGTTACCGGCCGTTCAGACCCTTCGACGACGACTTCGTCGTCTTCCCGCTGACGCTGATGGAGGTGTCGCTTCCCGACCCCGGGTCGGCGTTCGACGAGGCGTGGGCCGAATGCGAGCGCCTGTTGGACGAAGCCGAGGCGAACGACGCCGTGATGACGGTGCTGTGGCACCCGCGGTACTTCAACGAGGACGAGTTCCCCGGCTACCGCCGGCTCTACCGCCGCATCGTCGAACGGGCGCTCGACCGCGGCGCGTGGGTCGGCCCCGTCGCGGACTACTACCGCGAGTTCCTCGCCGAGCGCGATTCCAGCGACTCCGACGATGCCGGCGACGATTCGGACGGGAGGGCGACCGACAACGCGACCACCGACAACGCGACCGCCGGCGGTTCGAACTACTCTCTCTCTCCCGGTAGAATCCGGCATCGTCGGTCGGTATCGGCCCCATAA
- a CDS encoding prenyltransferase/squalene oxidase repeat-containing protein, with protein sequence MKQPTQYHRDGDDAADTERLQRYVEVLDDVLDYARDRDYKGWDYGDGMSSRLLLSVPIDNRWFNLAVQEFIKRSPVNVRPLFLVEQRRNFKGITLFAMANRTRAQLAERFDGDRPAETYRDDAASLTEWLVENQARGYSGFAGSHRHVIQHISGRNGPRSGIPHSPNIVSTAYGVKALLAGREFDPDYPDIAKTAVDVLLDDLNYRPKDDGAVMDYYLSHPKDSYTLNALAIGARLFVELYDHFGDEELLERAEKVYDFVASKQTDRGGWYYREPASASHLSMDNHHNGFIVECFQRYEQVVGSGRYDETLARGLDFYARELFDEDGAPNFDEEHPYPRDIHATAQGILVFAYAGQYDRAERAIDWALANMYVPSEGRFYFRKHRFYTKRMTLMRWCQAWMAYAIAEYVATRISGEPTHGYGIDADGIERLRAAAETP encoded by the coding sequence ATGAAACAACCAACGCAGTATCACCGCGACGGCGACGACGCGGCCGACACGGAGCGACTCCAGCGGTACGTCGAGGTGCTCGACGACGTGCTCGACTACGCCCGCGACCGCGACTACAAGGGCTGGGACTACGGCGACGGCATGAGCAGCAGGCTCCTGCTTTCGGTCCCCATCGACAACCGCTGGTTCAACCTCGCGGTCCAGGAGTTCATCAAGCGCTCGCCCGTCAACGTCCGCCCGCTGTTTCTCGTGGAGCAACGCCGGAACTTCAAAGGCATCACGCTGTTCGCCATGGCGAACCGGACCCGCGCCCAGTTGGCCGAGCGGTTCGACGGCGACCGCCCGGCGGAGACGTACCGCGACGACGCGGCATCGCTGACGGAGTGGCTCGTCGAGAACCAGGCCAGGGGGTACAGCGGCTTCGCCGGCAGTCACCGCCACGTCATCCAGCACATCTCCGGTCGCAACGGCCCGCGGTCGGGGATTCCGCACTCACCGAACATCGTCTCGACGGCCTACGGCGTCAAGGCGCTCCTCGCGGGCCGGGAGTTCGACCCCGACTACCCGGACATCGCCAAAACCGCCGTGGACGTGCTGCTCGACGACCTCAACTACCGGCCGAAAGACGACGGCGCGGTCATGGACTACTACCTCTCGCACCCGAAGGACAGCTACACGCTCAACGCGCTGGCCATCGGGGCGCGGTTGTTCGTCGAGCTGTACGACCACTTCGGCGACGAGGAACTGCTCGAACGCGCCGAGAAGGTGTACGACTTCGTCGCGTCGAAGCAGACCGACCGCGGCGGGTGGTACTACCGCGAGCCCGCGAGCGCCTCGCACCTCTCGATGGATAACCACCACAACGGCTTCATTGTCGAGTGCTTCCAGCGCTACGAACAGGTCGTCGGCAGCGGACGGTACGACGAGACGCTCGCTCGCGGCCTCGACTTCTACGCCCGCGAACTGTTCGACGAGGACGGCGCGCCCAACTTCGACGAGGAGCATCCCTACCCGCGGGACATTCACGCGACGGCGCAGGGCATCCTCGTGTTCGCCTACGCCGGCCAGTACGACCGCGCCGAGCGCGCCATCGACTGGGCGCTCGCGAACATGTACGTCCCGTCCGAGGGCCGGTTCTACTTCCGCAAACACCGCTTTTACACCAAGCGCATGACGCTCATGCGGTGGTGTCAGGCGTGGATGGCCTACGCCATCGCCGAGTACGTCGCCACCAGAATCTCCGGGGAACCGACGCACGGCTACGGCATCGACGCCGACGGTATCGAGCGCCTACGGGCGGCGGCAGAGACCCCCTGA
- a CDS encoding lipid II:glycine glycyltransferase FemX → MTIEIVEFDERDRDEWDTYVSRSSQASLFHQYEALRLQANYSNSKLHLLVGYKTEEPVGLFPVFEIRKGLVKTAFSPPPHIGVPYLGPVMLDAGNIKSRKFERRRNQFIDGCTEWLGEHIGPSYTHVRVGDYYTDMRTFLWGGCDVSPKYTYNVDLTRGEEDLLMSFSRSARRNIRDGRKLVSGIEEGDRDDICSILTLVKNRYEEQDLSFDVPPQFVMDLYDSLPKGQVRPYVFRYDGAFVSGIVVLQNGDTLYRWLGGVRPQFDFGIDVNDLLDWRIMRDGMDDGMRRYDLVGANNRRLNRYKSKYNPELVTFYQIEHGALPVRTIAHLYKSRLGPGIEMLSRGNGTSLPSRLVSGFLHR, encoded by the coding sequence ATGACCATCGAAATCGTCGAGTTCGACGAGCGCGACCGCGACGAGTGGGACACGTACGTCAGTCGGTCGAGTCAGGCGAGCCTCTTTCACCAGTACGAGGCGCTTCGGCTCCAAGCGAACTACTCGAACTCGAAGCTCCACCTGCTCGTCGGCTACAAGACCGAGGAGCCGGTCGGCCTGTTCCCCGTCTTCGAGATTCGAAAGGGGCTGGTCAAGACGGCGTTCTCGCCGCCGCCGCACATCGGCGTCCCCTACCTCGGGCCCGTGATGCTCGACGCCGGCAACATCAAGAGCCGGAAGTTCGAGCGCCGCCGCAACCAGTTCATCGACGGCTGTACCGAGTGGCTGGGCGAACACATCGGCCCGAGCTACACGCACGTCCGCGTCGGTGACTACTACACCGACATGCGGACGTTCCTGTGGGGCGGCTGCGACGTGTCGCCGAAGTACACCTACAACGTCGACCTGACCCGCGGCGAAGAGGACCTCCTCATGTCGTTCAGCCGGAGCGCCCGCCGGAACATCCGCGACGGTCGAAAGCTCGTCTCGGGTATCGAGGAGGGCGACCGCGACGACATCTGTTCGATTCTCACGCTGGTCAAGAACCGCTACGAGGAACAGGATTTGTCGTTCGACGTGCCGCCGCAGTTCGTCATGGACCTGTACGACTCGCTCCCGAAAGGCCAAGTTCGGCCCTACGTCTTCCGGTACGACGGGGCGTTCGTGAGCGGAATCGTCGTCCTCCAGAACGGGGACACGCTCTACCGCTGGCTCGGCGGCGTCCGCCCCCAGTTCGATTTCGGCATCGACGTCAACGACCTGCTGGACTGGCGCATCATGCGCGACGGCATGGACGACGGGATGCGCCGCTACGACCTCGTCGGCGCGAACAACCGCCGACTCAACCGCTACAAGAGCAAGTACAACCCCGAACTCGTCACGTTCTACCAGATAGAACACGGCGCGCTCCCGGTCAGAACCATCGCGCACCTGTACAAGAGCCGCCTCGGCCCCGGCATCGAGATGCTGTCCCGGGGAAACGGGACGAGCCTCCCGTCGCGGCTCGTCTCGGGGTTCCTCCACCGATGA